The Candidatus Krumholzibacteriia bacterium genome includes the window GATCCGAGTCCACCAGTCCCAGTTCGCGACGCGCGCGCTCGGCGACCACCTCGTACGACCGGGCGTGCAACGCTCGCGTCTCGGCCGCGTCGCGCAGGACACGTTCGCGCTCCACGTGTTGCTCGAGTTCGACCGCCTGCTGCCGCAGACCGACCAGGCGCTGGGTCTGCAGGGTGGACCAGACGAGGACGACCAGCACGACGAGCAGCGTGATCGAGGTGAACGAGCCCAGGAAGCTCCGGGCACGACGTGCGAAACGGCCCCGTGTTCCCGACGTGATCGATTTCATCGCCGCTCCCCCGCCCGCAGGCGCGCCGAACGCGCGCGCGGATTGCGGCGCAACTCCTCGTCGCCCGGCAACACGGGCTTGCGCGTGAGTTCCACCATGGTCGGTTCCTCGGTCTGCGGCTCGGGCAGATGCCGGCTCCCCCGCGGCACACGACCGCTGGTCCGACGCAGCATCTGCTTCACACGACGGTCCTCGAGACTGTGATAGCTGATCGCGACGAAACGACCGGCAGGCCTCAAGCGCTCGGGGACGCAGGCCAGCACCGTCTCGAGTTGGGTCAGCTCGTCGTTCACGGCGATCCGCAGGGCCTGGAAGACGCGCGCCAGTTCGGGCTCGGGCCGGCGACCCCGCGGCAGCGTCGAGCGCACCAGGTCGGCCAGTTGCGTCGTCGTCCGCAGCTCACCGGCCCGGGCACGATCGACCATCCGCCGGGCGAGGCGGCGCGCCCCGCGGACCTCGCCGTACTCGCGCAACCACCTCTCCACCGTATCGGCATCGGCCGCCTCGACGCGTTGCCAGGCCGGGTCGCCGCCCTCGGGACCGAAGCGCAGGTCCAGAGGGCCTTCGAGGCGGAAGGCGAATCCCCGCTGCGGATCGTCGAGCTGGTCGCTGGAGAGTCCGAGATCCATCAACACACCGTCCACACGGTCGTGTCCGAGTTCGTCGAGAGTACGGGCGAACGAGCCGAAATCACGTGGCACGGCCACGTAGCGGTCGCCGTGGGCCTCGTCGAGCCCACGGGTGCGTTCGATGGCGACGGGGTCACGGTCGAATCCGATCACGGTGGCTCCGGCCTCCAGCAGGGCGCGGGCGTGCCCCGCTCCGCCCAGTGTGAGATCGGCAACCACGCGGCCGCGAGCCGGAGAGAGGAACTCGAGGACCTCCTCGAGCATCACCGGCACGTGCCGCGTCGGACCCACGATCAGTGCACGAGGTCGCTGTGCGCTTCGAGCCGGCCCCGCGCCACCGACGGTGGACTCTCGGCCACGCGCGACACGGCGGCGCGTGCGGTCTCCACGTCGGCGAGAGCGGGGATCCGGTGTTCATGACCGCACGCGAGCACCAACAGGTTGGCGAGGTAGGGACCGAGGGCGACCCAGATCGCCACGACCCCCCGCTGTCGCCAGCGCTGCTCGTACCCGGCCAGATCGTGCGCCACGTCCAACGGAATGTGCTGGAGCTGCGTCGCGTCGAGCCCGAGGAAGTGGGTGTGTCGGGAGGAGAGCCCCCGCAGGACGCGACGATCGAGCTCGCGCAGCGTGCGTCCGCTCAATCGACCCGTCAGGCGCGCGTGGATCCAGTTGGGCGCCTGCCGCGTGAGCAGGAATCCGCCCCAGCGCTCGTGGGTCCACGACGACGTGGTCGCCGTCGCGAGAGCGCCTTCTTTCGAGTCCACGGCCGTCTGTCGGTGGGTCACCTGGTGCATCGTCGACGTTCCCTCGTGCCGATGGTTCCCTCGTGACGGTGACCGCGAGCCGGTTGCCGATCCCGGTCCGCGGATGACCCCACGCGGCTACCCTCCGTGGCCACCGCGCGGGATCACCGTCGAGTATTGCCGGGGGCCGCGAACCCGCACCCCGCGCGGACGTTGTCCGCGACCCCCGGCTCCCCTGAAACGATCCCCCTTCGTTCGACGCAGCGTCTCGGCTCAGCCGTACAGCGCGTCGTCGATCGAAGAATCCTCCTGCGCCGCCTCGCTCTCGAGACGGAAGAACGTGTCGGGATCCCATAGCTCCATGAGCTGTCGCGTGCCGACCACGAGCACCTCACCGGTCAGGGAGGCGGACTCGAGCAGCGGTTGCGGCACCGTCAAACGCCCCTTCGGATCCAAGCCGGCGATCTCGACCGAGCTGTACTGCTGACGGGCCTGCCACTGCCGGTCGGCCCCCGAGACCTGGCGCTGGCTCCGCTGCTGCTCCACCACGCGGTCCCAGGTCTCGTAGGGGATCACCTGCACGAAGCCCTGCTGCCCCTTCCGCAGGACCAGCAGCGAATCGTCGCGCGGCTCGTCCCCGTTGGCGGCGACTCCCAGCGCCCGACGGTAGACGGACGGCAGCGTCAGACGCCCCTTGGCGTCGAGCTTGAGGCGGAAACGGCCGTAGAAGTGGCCGACCCCGTCCTGCCTGCTCGCCGACTCGCGGTCCATCGACTCCCTCGATCTACGCCAAGAAGCGTCTTATTATGGAGTTATGGATGAAATCCCTTTATTGCCCCTTTTGGCCCTTTTCGGCCCACACGCAGTCTCCCCGAGCCCACTGCTGCTGTCAACCCCTTGTTCGGGCGACCATCACAAAATCCGGAGAACGGCTCGAACGGCCCGGAACGACGACGCCCGCCGGGGTTCGGCCGGCGGGCGCGGATCGGGTGGGACACGGTGGGAGGGCCCTCGCGGGCGGGCGCGGATCCGGTGGCGGGCGACTCACCGGTCCTCGACGGCGTACAGCGTGTAGATCACGGGCCGTCCGCGGCTCAGCCCCAGGTTCGCGACCTGCCGCGAGAGCAACGCGCGCATCCGGACGTCGCCGATCTCCGTGCCCTCGAGAACGGCGGCCTCGTAGGCCCGGTCGACCAGGTAGTCCGGACGCTCGAAGTCCAGGAAGAGGCCCTCGTGCAGAATGGTCGAGTCGTCGACCCGATCGCGAAGGGCATTGATCTCGGGATGGATCAGACCGCCGAGGTCGATCACGCGGCGTTCGGAACGGTGTCCCACCAGGCCGATGTCGTAGATCGCCACCGTGGCCTCCGGCGGTGTCCTGGTCCGGAGGTGCTCCGCGATGTCGCCCAGCCCCTCTTCCAGGGTCGCGCCGAAGGCGCTCGCGCTGGGTGCGATCCAGCTCACCGTGAGACCGTACGCCAACAGGGCCTGCAGCGAGAAGGCGTGGACCCAGACTCGACGGCGTGAGTCGAGGGAGACCACGAGCACGGCGAGGACGATCACGGCCGGAAGCACGACCTCGAGATATCGGCTGACGACCTGGACGTCGCGCAGGAGGTAGACCACCGGAAGAGCGACCGTCCATTGCCACCACATCGGTGCGGCCCAGAAGCTGGTGTCGGGTCGCCAGGCACGTCGTGGCCGGCGTACCAGACCGACGATCCAGACGACGGCGGGGATCGCTGCCCCCACCGCGAAGACCTGCCCCAGAACCAGGAGGTTGGACGCGAACCTGCCGGGCTGCAGTCCCAGTGGGGTGCTCTTGGCCCGCATGGTCTCGGGGAGAACGTGCCCGTAGACCGGCAGGGCGTAGACCGCCCAGGCCACGAACGGGAGCACCGCGAGCAGATACACGTCGCCCCGCGTACGCGCGCGGGGCGTCCGCAGGACGTGGACACCGAACAGTGCCAACAGCAGGAGTCCCTCGGGCCGCACGAGCGGCAGGACACCGAGCGCGAGTGCGGCCCGCCGCCAGGCGACCGCGTCGACGGGTCGCAACGTGGCGTCCAGGGCGAGCGCCACCAGGAGTGCCGCCAGTGGAGTCTCCATCCCGGACGAGGACCAACGCACCAACCACGGCTCGGTGGCGACCACCGCGGTGACGGCCCACGTCACGAGCGGCCGCTCCGCCAGCAGTCGCGACGCGATGCGAACCAGGACGAAGACCGTCGCCGCTCCGCAGAGGATCCCGAGCCAGCGCAACCACTCGACACTCTCGAGACCGGCCACGACCCCGAGTGCTCCGAGTCCCGCCCACAACGGACTGGTGGCCGCGTGCACGGGCTCGCCGGGGTTGAACGAGAGCTCTCCGAGACGGGCCAGGTTGTCGGCGAAGCGCGCGTAGATGTAGCTGTCGTCGGTGACGTAGTCGGCGTAGACGGGCGCTTGCACCAGGAACAGGAGCAACGCCACCCACGGCGCGTAGCGAGGATTCATCGCGACCTCCGTCGCCAGGGTCGACGGTCCTCGTCGAGGATCCAACGCCGGTCCCACCGCGCACCCAGCCGTTTCTTGTAACGCTCGATGCCGGCCCGTCCGATGCTGCTCCCCAGGTTGAGCCGCGACCGGCCGTGCCGGTGGCACCATCGCGCTTCCTCACGCACGAGAACGGTCGAGGGAAAGACGTCCTTGCGCCGCTCTGTGGTCCCGACCCAGGCGAAGAGCTCGTCGCCGAGATCGACACACACGTGCGCACCGATCAGACGATCATCGGCATCGCGGGTCACGAACACCATGGCCTGGTCGACGGTGTCGACGAGGGTGGTCAACAGTTCCAACGAGAGCGGCGGTGTCCCCCATTCGCGGCAACGCTCGACGTACAGAGGATGGAACTCGGCGAGCGCCCGCGCGTCGGCGTGCACCTCGGTGCGCAGGCCGCGTCGATCGCTCCGGTTGCACTCGTTGCGACGGTTCTTGGGAACAACGTCCATGAGGAAGCGATCGAACGATGCATGGGGGTCGACGTCGAGAACCGCGGCATCGAGAGCCTGCAGTCCGGACCAGTCGCCCCGAGGCGGTTCGCGTCGAGCCCAGACCAGTTCACGATGAACGACGCGGAGACGGTCGCGGTGCCCGAAGGCCTCTGCGAGCAGGGCCTCCGCCTGGGCGTCGTCGGGCCCGGCCATGGGTCCGCCGTACAATCCGCCCGGTCCGGCGACGAGGGTCAGGAGTCCACCGCGCGAGCGCACGGCACAGCCCAGACCCGCCCGGAGTCCACCGTCGGAGTCCCGTACCTCGTACCACCGCGGGCGCCAGCCGGCGGTCGTCACGCAGCGCAGCGCCCGGGGGTGCAACAACCCGTGGGCACGAGGATCACGCCCCGACAGCTCGTCCCACTCGGCGTCGTCGACGACGTCGACCACCGCGAGTGTGAGTCCGGCCACCACGATCAGCGACCGAGCGGCGAGTGGGCTTCGTGGTCCGGAAGCATCTCCGCCAAGCGACGTCGGATCGCGTCGCGGTCACAGGCCCCGGCCAGCGCGGCGAGTTCGGCGACACCGGCGGAGCCGTCGAAGTCGATCGGGCTCGGTGGACGCGCCACGAGGATCTGTTCGTGCGGACCGGCCTCCGTCGGGTCGGTCGCCGCCAGGTACTGCTCGTTCAGCTTTTCGCCCGGGCGAAGACCGACCTCGACGATCCGGACCCCGTCGTCGTCCCCCAGCCCCGCCAGGGCCACGAGATTCTGCGCGAGCTCGTGGATGTTGATGGCCTCGCCCATGTCCAGGACGAAGATCTCCCGCCCCTGTGCGCACGCCATGGCCTGGATCACGAGCATCGCCGCTTCCTTGATCGTCATGAAATAGCGTGTGGCGTCACGATGGGTCACGGTCAGGGGGCCGCCACGACGCAGTTGGCGCTGGAACAGGGGCACCACGCTCCCACGGCTGCCGAGCACGTTGCCGAAGCGGACCGCGACCGCGCGAAGCTCCTCGTCGGCGGCGTTCTGCACGAGCATCTCGGCCATGCGCTTCGTGGCACCCATCACGCTACGTGGTCGCACGGCCTTGTCGGTGCTGAGCATCACGAAACGGGACGCACCGACACGACGCGCGAACTCGAGGGTGTTCGCGGTGCCGACCACATTGACCATCACCGCTTCCTCGGGATACTGCTCCATGAGCGGCACGTGCTTGTGGGCGGCAGCGTGGACCACCACATGTGCCCGGAGCTCACCGGAGAGATGACGCATGCGCTCGGTGTCGCGCACGTCGGCGAGCACGACGTGGCCATCGGGATAGTCGAAGGCATCACGAAGCTCCTCTTCGATCTCGAAGAGGCTGTTCTCGCCGCGTCCCAGGAGATGGATCCGGTGCGGGCGGAACCCGGCCAGCAGGCGACAGATCTCGCTGCCGATCGAACCCCCGGCTCCTGTCACGAGGACCTCACGTCCCTCGACGGCCTCGCGGATGGGACCCTCGTGCAGATCGACGGTCTCGCGGCCCAGGAGATCCTCGGGTGCGACCTCGCGCACCTGCTCCCACTGCACGATACCCTTCACGATGTCGCGCACCCCGGGCACGATACGCACGGGGATCCGCGCCTTCTGCGCACGCGAGATCAGGCGCCGGATCACCGCCCCCTCGGCAGACGGGATCGAGAGGATGATCTCGTCCGCCCGTTGCGCCCGCGCGACATCCGCGATCGCCGAG containing:
- the rsmH gene encoding 16S rRNA (cytosine(1402)-N(4))-methyltransferase RsmH, with the translated sequence MGPTRHVPVMLEEVLEFLSPARGRVVADLTLGGAGHARALLEAGATVIGFDRDPVAIERTRGLDEAHGDRYVAVPRDFGSFARTLDELGHDRVDGVLMDLGLSSDQLDDPQRGFAFRLEGPLDLRFGPEGGDPAWQRVEAADADTVERWLREYGEVRGARRLARRMVDRARAGELRTTTQLADLVRSTLPRGRRPEPELARVFQALRIAVNDELTQLETVLACVPERLRPAGRFVAISYHSLEDRRVKQMLRRTSGRVPRGSRHLPEPQTEEPTMVELTRKPVLPGDEELRRNPRARSARLRAGERR
- a CDS encoding GNAT family N-acetyltransferase translates to MAGLTLAVVDVVDDAEWDELSGRDPRAHGLLHPRALRCVTTAGWRPRWYEVRDSDGGLRAGLGCAVRSRGGLLTLVAGPGGLYGGPMAGPDDAQAEALLAEAFGHRDRLRVVHRELVWARREPPRGDWSGLQALDAAVLDVDPHASFDRFLMDVVPKNRRNECNRSDRRGLRTEVHADARALAEFHPLYVERCREWGTPPLSLELLTTLVDTVDQAMVFVTRDADDRLIGAHVCVDLGDELFAWVGTTERRKDVFPSTVLVREEARWCHRHGRSRLNLGSSIGRAGIERYKKRLGARWDRRWILDEDRRPWRRRSR
- a CDS encoding polysaccharide biosynthesis protein, with amino-acid sequence AMMRRVLMVGAGDAARMVTRALREGRQEYGREVCGFLDDDPALHGRTIEGAPVLGDTSAIADVARAQRADEIILSIPSAEGAVIRRLISRAQKARIPVRIVPGVRDIVKGIVQWEQVREVAPEDLLGRETVDLHEGPIREAVEGREVLVTGAGGSIGSEICRLLAGFRPHRIHLLGRGENSLFEIEEELRDAFDYPDGHVVLADVRDTERMRHLSGELRAHVVVHAAAHKHVPLMEQYPEEAVMVNVVGTANTLEFARRVGASRFVMLSTDKAVRPRSVMGATKRMAEMLVQNAADEELRAVAVRFGNVLGSRGSVVPLFQRQLRRGGPLTVTHRDATRYFMTIKEAAMLVIQAMACAQGREIFVLDMGEAINIHELAQNLVALAGLGDDDGVRIVEVGLRPGEKLNEQYLAATDPTEAGPHEQILVARPPSPIDFDGSAGVAELAALAGACDRDAIRRRLAEMLPDHEAHSPLGR